Sequence from the Zeugodacus cucurbitae isolate PBARC_wt_2022May chromosome 2, idZeuCucr1.2, whole genome shotgun sequence genome:
aaaataaaacgtgaacgccagtgcgtatgagtaactaatagagtttataaatatattctataatttGCCCATTAACGTCAATAAAAAGTAGTAAcaaagtttaaaatataaattctcgcCGACTGCATTAAATTCGCTTTGAAAGTTAAGCAAAATCAAATAGGTTATAGTAGATATtattaatatcttaaaaaaaataattttatctgGCGTACCGGGCGTATAAGTAACTTTTAATtatagttaattaaattaacttcATTATTaccacaatatttttaaataattttcctcACGGTATTAGAGTTATTTGTGTTCTTTGTATCTCGGGAATatgtttttacaatttattatttttataacattttaacgCCTCTACTATTGCAAACACTTACCACAAGTTTGGCTTCTGGTGGCGCTTTAATGACAATTATTATCTGATCTTTAAACAGATCGACACTCTTCAAATCGGTATGCGTCACATAGGCCAATTGATTGTTATTCGAAATCTCACTACTCAGTTCTTCGCGTATCTGATCAATCAGCGTATTCAACTGATTCTCCTTTTGCTCGAGTCTTTCATTCTCCAATTGCATGTCACGCGTACGATCCGAACTCACCAGCGAGTTGCCACACTTCCATTGTATGTTATTTTTCGACTTCTTCTCCAGTATGCCAATACCCTCTAGCACATTCGTAATGTCGTAGATGCGTCGCTTTTGTACCAACAATTTGGCTGACGCATCATTGAGGTCAACAACGCCATCGGGTGAGCCTTGCAGTAAATCGACGAATTTTTTCGTTAATATACCCAGAGAGGTGTCAGCACGATTGCCTTCAGGTGTGCGCTTCGAGGCGGGTAATGAAGAGGCGGATGAGGGTGTGCCCGATTTGTATGCAATTGACGATGAGGTCGACGAGGCAGACGATGGCGGGCGTTGTGGTTGCGGTGAGGGCGCAGCGAATTGTAACGTTGAACCTGTCCCCGACAGTGCAACACGTTGCGTTTGCGAGTTGGTGCGCACCAACACTTGTTGTTTGGTGGATTTATGTTGGAATTGTTGTGAGCGCGGCGGTTGCTGTTGCACCACC
This genomic interval carries:
- the LOC128919828 gene encoding transcription factor E2f1-like, whose amino-acid sequence is MPKYFIASAPTTSAASTAYNSNNSGSTNNNNGTSQMVIKSAVRQLSYDMVSTSGKSGNTKRNSNTSFVASSSSGSSSPVSIMMQGGEQHQRQQKTQVISSAASAHTATHLLDHGYGVTIKQTPSTSSSASSSATTATTHFTGKYTSTVASRNPSDSTPHITEYYKQVKRRNPTPISEQSSHPKKQAKHQYASDEFSSNVVVVQQQPPRSQQFQHKSTKQQVLVRTNSQTQRVALSGTGSTLQFAAPSPQPQRPPSSASSTSSSIAYKSGTPSSASSLPASKRTPEGNRADTSLGILTKKFVDLLQGSPDGVVDLNDASAKLLVQKRRIYDITNVLEGIGILEKKSKNNIQWKCGNSLVSSDRTRDMQLENERLEQKENQLNTLIDQIREELSSEISNNNQLAYVTHTDLKSVDLFKDQIIIVIKAPPEAKLVIQRTQITLIP